The nucleotide window AACCGAGTCCAGACCGGGCAGGATTTTAAGGCGTTCAGGCACAGAAAGAAAATAACAGACGGAGGAGATCACGCTAGCCAAGCGGCAGGGAGGCTTCCCGCACCTCCATCCAGTCCACAATCAGGCTCCGACGACAAAAACGCCATTCACTTCCTTCGAGCCTGAAGCGATCCTGGTAACGGATGCTCCAGGTCATGACCCGGTCCGGTTTGCCCTCTTCCGGGAACAGCACATGGTTGGCGGTGCAATAAGTCTCGGCAAGCCCCTCATCACCGATGAGGGTGCCGGCCTGCTGATGCACCACATGCTGGGTCTTGAGATAATACTGGCCGAGCTTTTCGGTAATGCCGAGCACGTCCTCGCGCCCTTCAAGCCGGAAACCCGGGCCTTCAATGATGATGTCGTCGGTGACCACACGGTCCAGCAGGTCCGCATCCCGGCGGTCGACCGCCCGGGCATAGAGGGAGGCAATCGTCTGGAATTCCGCCACGGCGCCCGCCTCCGGGCCGAGCTCAACTGGTTCGATCACCCCCATCTGCCGGTCGAAATCTTCGACAAGCCCCCTGATGGTGGCGGCGATGTCATTCCGCCGGTATCCAAGCAGGCGGGTCTCCTCCGGATCGGGTTCATAGGAGATTGTGTTGCCGCGACCCTGAATGATGGCATAATCGGGCAGCATGGGATGTTCCTCATCCAGAGAAGGAACCTCGACCTTGTTGCCGACGGCATCGAAAAAAAGCTTGAAATAGTCGGCGAAGGACAGGTTCTCGTCACCGATCAGGTAGGAGGTGCCGCCGATGCCGCGCTCAAGCGCGCCTGAAATCGCTTCCGACAGGGAGTGTACGGAAATGAAGTTGGTCGCCCCGGCCGGGCCGAACGGTTTGATCTGTGGATAGAGCCGTCGCGCATAGCCGATATAGGCAGCGAACATGTCGTTCTTCATGCCCGTCGGACAGCCGACCACAAAAGGCGCATTCAGGCTCATGGCGCGGAAGCTGTCGTCCGAGAGGGCACAAATCCCCTGGTCAGCGAGATGGCGCGAGCGTACATAGGCGTCGGTC belongs to Emcibacter sp. and includes:
- a CDS encoding nuclear transport factor 2 family protein; protein product: MKVLIIGGTGPIGGHAALHLKSEGHNVVISSRNPPQPGTGLEELDWMPGNYQDGTYGEDNLKGFEAIVFAAGSDLRHVPLGAEADAHFLKANGELVPAFAERAKRAGVSAFVHIGSFYPQVLPEKIETDAYVRSRHLADQGICALSDDSFRAMSLNAPFVVGCPTGMKNDMFAAYIGYARRLYPQIKPFGPAGATNFISVHSLSEAISGALERGIGGTSYLIGDENLSFADYFKLFFDAVGNKVEVPSLDEEHPMLPDYAIIQGRGNTISYEPDPEETRLLGYRRNDIAATIRGLVEDFDRQMGVIEPVELGPEAGAVAEFQTIASLYARAVDRRDADLLDRVVTDDIIIEGPGFRLEGREDVLGITEKLGQYYLKTQHVVHQQAGTLIGDEGLAETYCTANHVLFPEEGKPDRVMTWSIRYQDRFRLEGSEWRFCRRSLIVDWMEVREASLPLG